The following are encoded together in the Humulus lupulus chromosome 5, drHumLupu1.1, whole genome shotgun sequence genome:
- the LOC133778157 gene encoding uncharacterized protein LOC133778157 isoform X2, whose product MDYDDNDFHSQNFHLAGEGSTKFPPVLRPYPLPKFDFDDSLQNHLRFDSLVETEVFLGIESNQDNHWIEDFSRGSSGIEFNSSAAESCSISRHNNVWSEATSSESVEMLLKSVGQEEIIAAPTIIEELDACDELGCLTKQMEHSLKHDDNNILSKTEDGTNLNTTLPPDEIAGNSSSSKRDVGGDLPLIEDTSQTQSGETAKGGSSHDYHKKADNGKGGLLVTDGDILVIEKFDDVSKSGVDTLADEQPDVQIQGDSFASRLQVDNLVTPVQSVVSSSSGFSGNDVELQINAVSNDNAGSQVSSREEISVVSASKVEAVPEINVTEVSKSNLEESSSEVEKGDSELPIVSESNKGECSDKPVEASNNEDVVLCKSTVGGDQREVNMIDVLSEPFKSDTQFQRQVAEVSNVSSEIPSTLEPTRDFVENSCKEDVLKSRQQLDGEILVHSSELYLSPIEDTKISEHKGLAICNSQMGGISNVSGTCSLAELSSETNVTGVLKGVHDALETSRENLSSASHIPLAIIMESTQISEKNHAYGGADAYISNQDVFVGEKENTKLHNDCINVDSETLSKEVASSSIGDDKCATAAGSEPVSDSSALPNPNVATHETSDSVSLPSENVMKIDDHKDIQISAVPVVELTLIEGKEEARTKAFAESSAAASSVSCQVVAAPDSAFTGEEGASCVTPGGLLCKTPDLYLPTKSKPEVETNSKDPAAVEVSKECTKEMDIPLHESTVREGHVMEAVIVPESQKQFIIKKHVLQDATSASELAMNKDKMLAPGGPLPLVESRNDTHQKVRDGNEAATLTSGDKSSAQLNTKNNGGSSADHSVPTPGSTQLSQNKHGVEKGGKRKASASNVIDGNAGNIASSTIVRKGLDSLKEGKTGNVSLSADLCKGDAGKNLQSLPASPAPRASPQVSDGEHVRGRSKGSSERKPRRSSVKAAGKDSAKKGVPVKETTPVRQSEKGDKLSNVSLSSPGIFHIMQSNEMQHYGHAEGNNNKSYLVLATSTSGLPDLNSSASPSTVFQQPFTDFQQVQLRAQIFVYGALIQGTPPEEGHMLSAFGGPDGGRSMWGNLWQACIERLQNQKTNLVNQETPLHSRHTTSAAARNIDQSSKQSALQSKGISTPVSRSSTKGSQAIVSPMIPLSSPLWSVSTPVGDAMQSSVMPRVSVMDYQQTLTPLHPFQTPPMRNLLGPNTSWMPQTSFRGPWVAPPQPSLPEASTRLTTYPGTEAIQLTSVKEAAVPHSSGTKHVLSSPMVQTGAPASVFTAAVSPMLDLKKVTPSSGQHSVDPRPRKRKKNPVSEEIGQLVLQSQPQREPVLAPVLSGNVSTSVAITTPAATLEKLVMSVSPTSSASLKKADNVMQRAFLSADTLSKIKEASKHAEDAASLAAAAVGHSQEIWSQLEKQKNSGLVSDVEAKLASAAVAVAAAAAVAKAAAAAANVASNAALQAKLMADEAFISNSFENLNQGTRNSFSDGVNVLGKATPASILRGEDGAYSSSSIITVARETARRKVEAASAASKRAENMDAIVRAAELAAEAVSQAGKIVAMGDPLPLSELIEAGPEGYWRAPQVSSGLVAKSDDLDREQSKLGAGEGAHTSAKHLKDGRSGKRDSEKSTIPRGMSKESIEEHLRLADGISGSAAVSEKEMKGQKGRKVSDLTKNIVVVLESDSLSKLSSIEVEKAEDVPGENGIKEGSKVEVYKDGDGFKAGWYAASVLSLNDGKACVSYTEIERDEGTTELKEWVALEGEGSDPPKIRIARPVTAMRYEGTRKRRRAAMGDYNWSVGDKVDAWMTNSWWEGVVTERNKKDETSVTVHFPAHGETSAVKAWHLRPSLIWKDGEWVECSNLQTDPSSLEGDLPQEKRLKIGSPAMEAKGKDKMSKSTDILDSGKPQSQLLDLSANDKVFKMGKNARNETKPDTTRVARTGLQKEGSRVIFGVPKPGKKRKFMEVSKHYVADRSNKNSEANDSIKYLKYTAPQGSGSRAVKNDSKEKRVAESKLKGLKSGKQQSVSGRTIPQRNFSTNSVSISGEGDGTTGELTARDKDSLSNVDNTSRKQNVMETGSFSTSDGAAEGTFVFSSGAQTLDGPSKKNSVSTTRVERANKGKLAPASGKLGKIDEDKAFNGNSFKSTSNAVEPRRSNRRIQPTSRLLEGLQSSLVIPKFPSLSHDKGPRAQNRNTPRGNNHG is encoded by the exons ATGGATTATGATGACAATGATTTTCACAGCCAAAATTTTCATCTAGCTGGAGAAGGGAGCACAAAATTTCCTCCTGTTTTGCGACCGTATCCTCTTCCCAAGTTTGATTTTGATGACAGCCTTCAGAACCATTTGAGGTTTGATAGTTTGGTTGAAACTGAGGTTTTTCTTGGCATTGAAAGTAATCAAGATAACCATTGGATTGAGGATTTCTCTCGTGGAAGTAGTGGGATAGAGTTCAACTCAAGTGCTGCAGAATCTTGTTCTATTTCTAGACATAACAATGTCTGGTCAGAGGCCACTTCTTCTGAATCTGTTGAAATGCTATTAAAATCTGTTGGGCAGGAAGAAATTATTGCTGCACCAACCATCATTGAGGAATTAGATGCCTGTGATGAATTGGGTTGCTTAACAAAGCAAATGGAGCATAGTTTGAAACATGATGACAATAACATTCTTTCGAAGACTGAGGATGGTACAAACTTAAATACTACCTTACCTCCAGATGAGATTGCTGGAAACTCTTCTAGCTCAAAGAGGGATGTAGGTGGGGACCTGCCTCTTATTGAGGATACTTCACAGACTCAAAGTGGTGAAACTGCAAAAGGTGGCAGTTCACATGATTATCATAAGAAAGCTGATAATGGAAAGGGTGGTTTACTTGTAACGGATGGGGATATCTTGGTGATTGAAAAATTTGATGATGTGAGCAAAAGTGGAGTTGATACCTTGGCTGATGAACAGCCGGATGTCCAAATACAAGGGGACTCTTTTGCTTCGAGGTTGCAAGTTGATAATTTAGTGACCCCTGTGCAAAGTGTTGTCTCAAGCAGTTCTGGATTTAGTGGTAATGATGTTGAACTTCAGATAAATGCTGTAAGTAATGATAATGCGGGAAGTCAGGTTTCGAGCAGAGAGGAAATTTCTGTGGTTTCAGCTTCTAAGGTGGAAGCTGTTCCAGAGATAAATGTAACTGAGGTGAGCAAAAGTAATTTGGAGGAATCTTCAAGTGAAGTAGAGAAAGGAGATTCTGAGCTGCCTATAGTGTCTGAAAGCAATAAAGGTGAATGTTCTGATAAACCTGTTGAGGCTAGTAATAATGAAGATGTGGTGCTGTGTAAAAGCACAGTTGGTGGTGATCAGCGAGAAGTTAATATGATTGATGTATTGTCAGAACCCTTCAAAAGTGATACTCAGTTTCAGAGACAAGTAGCTGAGGTCAGCAATGTAAGTTCTGAAATTCCTTCCACTCTGGAACCAACGAGGGATTTTGTAGAAAACAGTTGCAAGGAGGATGTGTTAAAAAGTAGGCAGCAGTTAGATGGTGAAATATTAGTTCACAGTTCTGAGTTATATTTGTCCCCTATTGAGGACACGAAGATTTCAGAGCATAAAGGTCTTGCAATTTGCAATAGTCAAATGGGAGGTATTTCCAATGTGAGTGGTACTTGTTCTTTAGCTGAATTATCTAGTGAAACAAATGTCACTGGAGTTTTGAAGGGTGTTCATGATGCCCTTGAAACTTCCAGAGAGAATTTAAGTTCTGCGAGCCATATTCCACTTGCCATTATAATGGAATCCACACAAATATCTGAGAAGAACCATGCATATGGAGGGGCTGATGCTTATATATCTAATCAAGATGTTTTCGTTGGTGAAAAAGAGAATACAAAGTTGCATAATGATTGCATTAATGTAGATAGTGAAACTTTAAGTAAAGAAGTTGCATCCTCATCCATTGGTGATGATAAGTGTGCTACTGCAGCTGGCAGTGAACCGG TGTCAGATAGTAGTGCCTTGCCAAATCCTAATGTGGCTACTCATGAGACAAGTGATAGTGTTTCTTTGCCTTCTGAAAATGTAATGAAGATTGATGATCACAAGGACATTCAAATATCAGCTGTTCCTGTTGTGGAGTTAACTCTCATAGAAGGAAAAGAAGAAGCAAGGACAAAAGCTTTTGCAGAATCAAGTGCGGCGGCTTCTTCTGTATCTTGTCAAGTAGTAGCTGCACCAGACTCTGCTTTTACCGGTGAAGAAGGTGCTTCTTGTGTTACTCCTGGGGGACTCTTATGCAAGACTCCTGATCTTTATCTGCCTACAAAAAGTAAACCTGAAGTTGAAACAAATTCTAAGGATCCAGCAGCTGTCGAAGTTAGTAAGGAGTGCACCAAGGAGATGGACATTCCTCTTCATGAATCTACAGTGAGAGAGGGTCATGTCATGGAAGCGGTGATTGTCCCTGAAAGTCAGAAGCAATTCATTATCAAAAAACATGTATTGCAGGATGCTACAAGTGCATCAG AACTGGCTATGAATAAAGATAAGATGCTTGCACCTGGTGGTCCTCTACCATTGGTCGAATCACGCAACGATACCCATCAAAAAGTTCGGGATGGTAATGAGGCAGCTACCCTCACATCTGGAGATAAAAGTTCTGCACAGCTGAACACCAAAA ATAATGGAGGCAGTTCTGCTGATCACAGTGTACCTACTCCTGGTTCCACTCAGCTTTCACAGAATAAACATGGGGTGGAAAAGGGTGGTAAGAGGAAGGCCTCGGCTTCTAATGTGATTGATGGTAATGCTGGAAATATTGCATCCAGTACTATCGTTCGAAAAGGATTGGATTCCTTGAAGGAGGGGAAAACAGGCAATGTCAGTTTGTCGGCAGATTTGTGCAAAGGAGATGCTGGAAAGAACTTGCAGTCCCTTCCTGCTAGCCCGGCTCCCAGA GCAAGTCCACAGGTATCTGATGGAGAACATGTACGTGGTCGTTCTAAAGGTTCTTCAGAGCGTAAACCTAGACGATCATCTGTTAAGGCAGCAGGAAAAGACAGTGCAAAGAAAGGAGTTCCTGTGAAAGAAACAACTCCTGTTAGACAATCAGAAAAAGGGGATAAATTAAGTAATGTGTCTCTAAGTTCACCTGGGATTTTCCATATTATGCAATCAAATGAGATGCAGCATTATGGGCATGCTGAAGGCAATAATAATAAATCGTACTTAGTTCTTGCTACTTCAACATCCGGTCTGCCAGATTTAAATTCTTCAGCTTCACCTTCTACTGTTTTTCAACAGCCTTTTACAGACTTCCAACAAGTGCAATTAAGAGCTCAGATCTTTGTATATGGAGCATTGAT TCAAGGGACACCACCTGAAGAAGGACATATGCTGTCAGCATTTGGGGGACCTG ATGGTGGGAGGAGCATGTGGGGGAATCTCTGGCAAGCATGCATTGAGAGGCTACAAAATCAAAAGACTAATCTTGTTAACCAAGAAACTCCCTTGCATTCACGTCATACTACCTCTGCTGCTGCTAGAAATATTGACCAATCCAGCAAACAGAGTGCTCTTCAAAGTAAAGGCATCTCTACGCCTGTTAGTCGATCAAGTACTAAGGGCTCTCAAGCTATTGTAAGCCCCATGATCCCACTTTCATCGCCGCTTTGGAGTGTTTCTACTCCAGTCGGTGATGCAATGCAATCTAGTGTCATGCCAAGAGTTTCGGTTATGGATTATCAGCAGACACTTACTCCTTTGCATCCTTTTCAAACACCACCTATGAGGAACCTTCTTGGACCCAACACTTCATGGATGCCTCAGACTTCTTTTCGTGGTCCCTGGGTTGCTCCACCGCAACCTTCTTTACCAGAGGCCAGTACTCGCTTGACAACATATCCTGGTACAGAAGCCATCCAATTGACTTCTGTAAAGGAAGCAGCCGTGCCTCATTCATCTGGTACAAAACATGTCTTATCAAGTCCAATGGTTCAAACTGGAGCGCCTGCAAGTGTTTTCACTGCAGCAGTCTCTCCCATGCTTGACCTGAAAAAGGTGACACCATCATCTGGGCAGCATTCTGTCGATCCCAGgcctagaaaaagaaaaaagaatccAGTTTCTGAGGAAATTGGCCAGCTCGTATTGCAATCTCAACCCCAGAGAGAACCAGTTTTAGCACCAGTACTTTCTGGTAATGTGTCTACATCTGTTGCCATCACAACCCCTGCTGCTACTTTAGAGAAGTTAGTTATGTCTGTATCTCCTACATCTTCTGCTTCTCTTAAAAAGGCAGACAATGTGATGCAGAGAGCTTTTTTATCAGCGGATACTCTTAGTAAAATTAAGGAAGCTAGTAAGCATGCAGAGGATGCAGCTTCTCTTGCTGCTGCAGCTGTTGGTCATAGCCAGGAGATATGGAGTCAGTTGGAGAAACAGAAAAATTCTGGATTGGTATCCGATGTTGAAGCTAAATTAGCTTCTGCAGCTGTTGCAGTAGCAGCAGCTGCTGCTGTTGCAAAGGCAGCCGCTGCCGCTGCCAACGTTGCATCAAATGCAGCATTGCAAGCAAAATTGATGGCTGATGAAGCATTTATTTCAAATAGCTTTGAGAATCTAAATCAAGGTACAAGAAACTCATTTTCGGATGGAGTAAATGTATTGGGGAAGGCTACTCCTGCCTCTATTTTGAGGGGGGAAGATGGTGCATACAGTTCTAGCTCAATAATTACTGTTGCTCGGGAAACAGCTAGGAGAAAGGTTGAAGCTGCCTCTGCTGCTTCAAAACGAGCTGAAAACATGGATGCAATTGTTAGGGCTGCTGAGCTTGCTGCAGAAGCTGTATCCCAAGCAGGGAAAATTGTTGCTATGGGTGATCCTTTGCCTTTGAGTGAGCTAATAGAAGCTGGTCCAGAGGGTTACTGGAGGGCACCTCAAGTTTCTTCTGGGCTGGTTGCAAAATCAGATGACTTGGATAGAGAACAGTCAAAATTAGGAGCTGGAGAAGGTGCACATACTTCTGCTAAGCATTTAAAAGATGGAAGATCAGGTAAGAGAGATAGTGAAAAGTCCACTATTCCAAGAGGTATGAGCAAGGAGTCAATAGAGGAGCATTTGAGATTGGCGGATGGAATCTCAGGCTCTGCTGCAGTAAGTGAGAAGGAAATGAAAGGACAAAAGGGTCGTAAAGTTTCTGATTTGACCAAAAACATTGTTGTTGTTCTCGAATCCGATAGTTTATCAAAATTGTCTTCCATTGAAGTTGAAAAGGCAGAAGATGTCCCTGGAGAAAACGGCATTAAGGAAGGCTCTAAAGTTGAG GTATATAAAGATGGTGATGGATTTAAGGCAGGCTGGTATGCAGCTAGTGTATTGAGTTTGAATGATGGTAAAGCTTGTGTATCTTACACTGAGATTGAACGGGATGAAG GCACAACTGAGTTAAAAGAATGGGTGGCTCTTGAAGGTGAGGGCAGTGACCCACCCAAAATTCGCATTGCTCGCCCTGTCACTGCAATGCGATATGAAGGCACTAGGAAGAGACGCAGAGCAGCCATGGGGGATTATAATTGGTCTGTTGGAGATAAGGTTGATGCATGGATGACAAATAG CTGGTGGGAAGGAGTAGTGACTGAAAGGAATAAAAAAGATGAAACATCGGTAACAGTCCATTTTCCTG CTCATGGTGAAACTTCAGCTGTCAAAGCATGGCACCTTCGGCCTTCTCTCATTTGGAAGGATGGAGAATGGGTCGAGTGCTCAAACTTGCAAACTGATCCCTCTTCACTCGAA GGTGATCTTCCACAGGAGAAGCGACTAAAGATAGGCAGTCCAGCTATGGAAGCCAAAGGCAAGGATAAGATGTCAAAAAGTACAGACATCTTAGATTCAGGGAAACCGCAGTCACAATTACTAGATTTATCTGCAAATGATAAAGTATTTAAGATGGGTAAGAATGCTAGAAATGAGACCAAGCCTGACACAACCAGAGTAGCTCGAACTGGTTTGCAGAAAGAGGGATCAAGAGTGATTTTTGGTGTTCCTAAGCCTGGAAAGAAGAGAAAGTTTATGGAAGTTAGCAAACATTATGTGGCAGATCGGAGCAATAAGAACAGTGAGGCTAATGATTCTATTAAATATCTAAAATACACGGCACCTCAAGGATCAGGATCACGTGCAGTAAAAAATGATTCTAAGGAAAAACGAGTGGCTGAATCGAAGCTTAAAGGTCTCAAGTCTGGGAAACAACAAAGTGTGTCAGGTAGAACTATTCCACAGAGGAACTTTTCAACAAATTCAGTTTCCATATCTGGTGAGGGTGATGGTACCACTGGCGAGCTTACAGCAAGAGATAAGGATTCTTTAAGCAATGTTGATAATACGTCCAGAAAGCAAAACGTGATGGAAACTGGATCTTTTTCTACCTCTGATGGAGCAGCAGAAGGTACATTTGTATTTTCTTCTGGTGCCCAGACATTAGATGGTCCATCAAAGAAAAATTCTGTGTCAACAACTAGAGTGGAGCGAGCAAATAAAGGAAAACTTGCACCTGCTAGTGGAAAATTGGGTAAAATTGACGAGGATAAAGCTTTTAATGGTAACTCTTTCAAATCAACCTCTAACGCTGTTGAGCCGCGGAGATCTAATCGCAGAATTCAGCCAACATCTAGA CTATTAGAAGGATTGCAAAGTTCACTGGTCATACCCAAGTTTCCTTCTCTTTCACATGACAAAGGCCCCAGAGCTCAAAACAGAAATACCCCTAGAG GAAACAATCATGGTTAG